A DNA window from Impatiens glandulifera chromosome 7, dImpGla2.1, whole genome shotgun sequence contains the following coding sequences:
- the LOC124945707 gene encoding aspartate aminotransferase, chloroplastic has product MASSLLHITSSVSASASSLQHRKNELMFSTFDQTGYLKKDNRNLFMRTKSNGRISMSVAVNVSRFDGVTMAPPDPILGVSDAFRADTDVKKLNLGVGAYRTEDLQPYVLNVVKKAEHLMLEKGVNKEYLPIEGLAEFNKVTAELLFGADNEVIQQQRVATVQGLSGTGSLRLAAAFIERYFPGAKVLISSPTWGNHKNIFNDARVPWSEYRYYDPKTVGLDFDGMVSDIKSAPEGSFILLHGCAHNPTGIDPTPEQWNKIADVIEEKGHIPFFDVAYQGFASGSLDADASSVRSFAARGLELFVAQSYSKNLGLYAERIGAINVVCSSSDAAVRVKSQLKRIARPMYSNPPVHGARIVANVVGDPTLFNEWKEEMELMAGRIKNVRKELYDSLCAKDKSGKDWSFILKQIGMFSFTGLNKAQSDNMTDKWHIYMTKDGRLSLAGLSSAKCEYLADAIIDSYHNVK; this is encoded by the exons ATGGCTTCTTCATTGCTACATATCACCTCTTCTGTGTCTGCTTCAGCTTCTTCGCTGCAGCACCGCAAG AACGAGTTGATGTTTTCTACCTTTGATCAAACCGGTTACCTTAAGAAGGATAATAGAAATTTATTTATGAGGACTAAG TCAAATGGTAGAATATCTATGAGTGTTGCAGTCAATGTTTCTCGTTTTGATGGAGTTACAATGGCACCTCCTGATCCAATTCTTGGAGTCTCTGATGCATTTAGAGCAGATACAGATGTTAAGAAGCTCAACCTTGGCGTTGGAGCCTACAGAACAGAGGATCTGCAACCTTATGTCCTTAATGTTGTTAAGaag GCTGAACATCTTATGCTAGAAAAAGGGGTTAACAAAGAG TATCTTCCAATTGAAGGTTTAGCTGAATTCAACAAGGTTACAGCAGAGCTACTGTTTGGAGCAGATAATGAAGTTATTCAACAACAAAGA GTTGCTACTGTTCAAGGTCTTTCAGGCACTGGTTCTCTGAGGCTTGCTGCTGCATTTATTGAACGATATTTCCCTGGGGCAAAAGTACTGATATCATCACCAACCTGGG GTAATCACAAGAATATTTTCAATGATGCTAGAGTTCCTTGGTCGGAATATCGGTATTATGACCCCAAAACAGTTGGATTAGATTTTGATGGGATGGTATCAGACATAAAG TCAGCTCCTGAAGGATCTTTCATACTACTTCATGGGTGTGCTCATAATCCAACTGGCATTGATCCAACTCCTGAACAATGGAATAAAATTGCTGATGTCATTGAAGAGAAGGGCCACATTCCATTCTTTGATGTCGCCTACCAG GGATTCGCAAGCGGAAGTCTTGACGCTGATGCATCATCCGTGAGATCGTTTGCTGCACGTGGTTTGGAGCTCTTTGTCGCTCAATCATACAGCAAAAATCTCGGTCTTTATGCTGAGAGGATTGGAGCAATCAATGTTGTCTGCTCCTCATCTGATGCAGCAGTAAG GGTGAAGAGTCAATTGAAAAGAATTGCAAGACCTATGTATTCGAATCCTCCCGTTCACGGAGCTAGGATTGTCGCGAATGTGGTGGGAGATCCAACTCTGTTCAATGAGTGGAAAGAGGAGATGGAGTTGATGGCAGGCAGAATCAAGAACGTGCGAAAAGAGTTATACGACAGTCTTTGTGCTAAGGATAAGAGTGGGAAAGATTGGTCATTTATTCTTAAGCAGATTGGTATGTTCTCCTTTACTGGTCTAAACAAAGCTCAAAGCGATAACATGACAGATAAGTGGCACATATACATGACAAAAGATGGCAGATTGTCTTTGGCTGGTTTATCTTCAGCAAAGTGCGAATATCTTGCAGATGCAATCATCGATTCGTATCACAATGTCAAGTGA